The following is a genomic window from Penaeus vannamei isolate JL-2024 chromosome 27, ASM4276789v1, whole genome shotgun sequence.
GGACCAAAAAAAGAGAGCACAGCCGAGAATTTACCCCAGACGACACAGCAGAGAGGACACAGCCGAGGAGACACAGCAGAGAGAAATCAGCGGAGAGGACACACAGCCGAGAAGATAGCAAAAAAGACACAGCCGAGGAGACACAGCAGAGAGGACACAGCGGAGAGAAATCAGCGGAGAGGACACACAGCCGAGAAGACAGCAAAAAGGATACAGCCGAGGAGACACAGCAGAGAGAAATCAGCGGAGACACACAACCGAGAAGACAGCAAAAAGGATACAGCCGAGAAGACAGCAAAAAGGATACAGCCGAGGAGACACAGCAGAGAGAAATCAGCGGAGAGGACACAGCTGAGAAGACAGCAAAAAGGATACAGCCGAGAGAGGACACACAGCCGAGAAGACAGCAAAAGGGATACAGCCGAGAACACACAGCTGAGAGAAATCAGCGGAGAGGACACACAGCAGAGAGGACACAGCAGAGAGAAATCAGCGGAGAGGACACACAGCCGAGAAGACAGCAAAAAGGATACAGCCGAGAACACAGCAGAGAGGACACAGCGGAGAGAAATCAGCGGAGAGGACACACAGCAGAGAGGACACAGCGGAGAGAAATCAGCGGAGAGGACACACAGCTGAGAAGACAACAAAAAGGACACGGCCGAGCACACACAGCCGAGGAGACACAGCCGAGGACACACAGCCGAGAGGACACACAGCCGAGAGGAGACGCAGCCGAGAGGACAGCCGCCGCGGCTCCTAGGCCCCATAGATCCCTCGCAGGACAAATGCGGTTCCCTAGGGGCGGCGCGTGACCTTGAAAGTGCCCCAGTGACGAAGGTCGGGGTGAGCCACGCGCACACCCTCCCCTGGGGCGGCGCCGCTTCCTAGGGGAactactcacccccctcccccctcccccctccccgtcggtcctcacttccccttttttttctctcgttcttccttcctaCGTCctgctttttcttgctcttctttttttttttagggaggaggGTTAGGTTTTTCTTTCTAATCTGCTCTTTatctatgtacagtatatatatatatatatatatatatatatatatatatatatatatatatatatatatatatatatatatatatattccacacctttctctccctctgtctcactttccatccttcctgtctccctccctccctccctccctccttcccaccctcccgccctccctccctccctccacccccctccaccccctccacccccctccaccccccttcaccccctctcgctCTACATTCAAAAAGATATTCCCTCCGAAGCACAGAATATAAGGCAGGGACCCATTGTCTCGAAGCGAGTGGGCAGGGGTGGCTCTCCCTGCAACCCTCGCATGGTTTGCATACATATGTCAACACCGGGCTTGTAAATAAGAAGACAGGACTTGCTTTCGTATTTCTAACTCTTCTTTTAGGGCGAAATGTTAACGCGAGAAATGGTAGGatgttaaaaagaaagagagaaaaaatatattgaaaagaaGAGGAGCAAGTTGGGGAAAATGTGTAGTTTGGAAGAAAGAATGGGTggagttttttatatatatttctgactaGGGTTGGGTGTTTTGCTTCGCCTCTTTTTTATAAGAATAAAATGATATTTGCATTTTTAGAGATTGATCcgagattatacatatacatatttatatatacatatatatttacatatatacgcatgtgtgtgtgtatgtatgtatatagatatagatatagatagatatagatatagatatatgcatatatatacatatatatatatatatatatatatatatatatatatatatatatttatatagatagatagatagatagatagatagatagatagatagatagatagatagatatatgcatgtatagatatatgcatatatatacacatgtatgtatatatatatatatatatatatatatatatatatatatatatatatatatatatatatatacacacacagaaacagagagagagagagagagagagagagagagagagagagagagagagagagaaagagagagagagagagagagagagagagagagatacagatatagatgtatgtatgtatatatatatatatatatatatatatatatatatatatatatatatatatatatatatagagagagagagagagagagagagagagagagagagagagaaatagatatagatatagatatagatatagatatagatatagatagatacagatacagatacagatacagatacagatacagatacagatacagatacagatacagatacagatacagatatatatatatatatatatatatatatatatatatatatatatatatacataaagaacaacaaaaataccaacaaaCATATCCCTCACTAAACCTGTATGCTTACTTGATACCAGGATACAATTAATAAAACGAAACCTTTATATTACGAACTGATTTTATTGCCTTTGATTAGACCTTGGATCAGATTACCAGAAGGGTCAATATTAGTCATGTCTTCGACTCTTGACAAAGTATCTTTTCTAATAGATGAGAAATTGTATGTTACACCACGATgagaatatgatataaatataatataaatatgatataaatatgatataaatatgatataaatatgatataaatatgatataaatatgatataaatatgatataaatatgatataaatatgatataaatatgatatgaatatgatatagatatgatataaatatgatataaatatgatatgaatatgatataaatatgacataaatatgacataaatatgatataaatatgatataaatatgatataaatatgatataaatatgatataaatatgatataaatatgatataaatatgatataatatgatataatatgatatatgttttCCTTATTTGTCAAAGTGGAATCGGAGTGTGTGTGGGAATGAGGGTGTGCTTGGGTGTTCATGTTGAATACGATTatagattgtgtgtatgtgtgtgtgtgcgtgtgtgtgtttgtgtgtttgtgtttgtgtgtgtgtgtgttgtgtgtgttgtgtgtgtgtgtgtgtgtgtgtgtgtgtgtgtgtgtgtgtgtgtgtgtgtgtgtgtgtgtgtgtgtgtgtgtgtgtgtgtgtgtgtgtgtgtgtgtttgtgtgtgtgtgtgtgattggacaGTGAGGAAGTAGGAGAAATGGATAATTAGAGATGAatagagactgagtgagagaaagagaagcaagagagaaagagaagcaagagagaaagagaagcaagagagaaagaggaagggagagagagagagagagagacagacagacagacagacagatagagacagatagagaagcgacagagaaaaaaagagaaacagagaagaaacaagagaataagaacaaacacacacaaacgcccacgtAGCTGTACCGCCAGCAGACACGCCCATAAACCCTTATTCACATGACACTTCTCCCCGCGCatgactcctcccccccccccccaacacaccacAAGGATAGAGAACAGGACATGCCCTTGGGTGTAGGATTCTCGCTGCCTCGTCATCTCCCCTTCATTATTATCTCCCATTCCCTACCCACCTTTTACTCATTaatctctcacccacacacactattTACCTTCCAAAGACCCTTCTCTATCCCCTGTCCTCGGTTCTTCCCTATCCTCTGTCCTtgctccttccctattccctatcCTTAGTCTTTCCCTGTCCTCTATCCTTGCTCCTTCCCTGTCCTCTATCCTCggtccttccctatcccctatccttgctccttccctctcctctatcctcggtccttccctatcccccatcctcggtccttccctctcctctaccgtcggtccttccctatcccctatccttgctctttccctatcccctatcctcgGCCCTTCCTTATCCCCTATCCTCCGTTGCTATCCTGTCCCCTAtccttgctccttccctctcccctatcctcggtccttccctatcccccatcctcggtccttccctatcctctatccttgctcctttcctctcccccatcctccgtccttccctatcccctatcctcgGTTGCTATCCTGTCCCTATCCCGAGCAAGAAATGGCGGGCCGCAACACACCCAAGAGAGATCGCTGTGATAGAGGCGAGTGTATTGTCACCACGAAACTTGAGACACAGCTGAAACGGCGGATAAATAGAGGAgataataagggagagagagaaagatgggaattgATTGGtaggaaaaatatgaatattcTTGATATGATGAAGCTTTGTACGGACACGTCGTATACGGATAGTACATCCGTGCGGACGTGTTTGTGGGTGTTCTTTccaaatgtgtgtgaatgtgcgtgtgtgtttgtgtgcgcctgTATATGTACAggggtatgcgtgtatgtgtgtgtgtgcgtacgtgtgtgtgtgtgtgtgtgtgtgggcgtacgtgtgtgtgtgtgtgtgtacgtgtgtatgtgtgtgtatgtgtgtgcgtacgtgtgtgtgtggttgtgtgtgtgtgtgcgtacgtgtgtgtgtgtgtatgtgtgtgtgtgtgtgtgtgtgtgtgtgtgtgtgtgtgtgtgtgtgtgtgtggttgtgtgtgtgtgtgtgtgtgtgtatgtatgtgtgtgtgtgaaccttttatcattctttccatATTCAGTATTTTATCActcttggagagagagagccaacatgaatatgtatatttccttTGAACACTGCTCCCTAAAACCACATTCCGTTACAAAGGGTAGTGCATAAAAATGATTTAGTTGCGTTAAAGAATAaatcaaaagaagaggaagagacatagacggataaacagacacgaatagatggatagaatgataaaaaaaatatattctgatCGACAGACGAaaaatttacagagagagagggggaggaggagtgagagagagagagagagagagagagagagagagagagagagagagagagagagagagagagagagagagagagagagagagagagagagagaaagagagagagagagaattaacagccagagagagatagacagacagacagacagacagacagaacgagagacaaacagacagacagaaagagacagacagactgacagagagagagagagagagagagagagagactggttcGGGCCCATCTTCCCCCACCCAAGGCCGCCCAGAGCAGGTCCTCAGCGCCCAGCCTGCGAGCGGTCAGAAGACTCCCTGGTTCCTCAGAGACTCAGCTGCCATGCGGTTGTTTTGTTGCCAGgtagagggtttttttttcgtgtgaattagagatgaaaaggagatgatgataaatgagagaaggtgacaaaaagggagagagtttgTTATGAAAGAGAGAGTTTGTTATAAAAGAGGGAGAGCGTCTGTTATGAGATAAAGAATAGGTGATGagtgaaagaagatgaaaaggagagagagtctgTTGTGAGATAAAGAATAGGTGatagaggaaaaaagataaaaaagggagagtctattgggagaaaaaaaatatatatgataaatggagagaaatagacataaaatAGTGAGATATTTTGTTGTCAAATCAAAATAgttgatgaataaaataaaaaatataaaaaaagagagagagtatattatagaataaaaatagactatggtagatgagagaggaaagagaaaaaaaaatatatagttttgattaaatttttcttcaattttcgtTCCCCTTGCTTTAAAAATCCGTCCTTTCTATTTTGTAAATTCTGAATCATTCGTTAGTCTcgtatattcttttattcatacaCTCAAAACAGCTGATGAAAACTCTACCCATGATATCACTAGCGCCGTTGAATAACTGATAGGATCTGGACATGTTAATTACTAAATTATGGCTGACATCCCCTTGCACTACTGGAATTAAGAATCAATAAAGTTCATAACGTTACAgctctattttttcttatgatttaccATTCGCTTCGTTATACTCTTCAACATACATAATTTTCTTCATCATACTTGTAATTTTGTTTTAGATCTGTAACACGCCCCTGAATATCGACCCACGCACTgattctactctttctctccctctgtctctctctctctctttctttctctctttatttctctatctttctctccgtatatctctatctctctatctctctatctctctatctatctctctttctctatctatctatctttcactccctatctctcaatctctctatctctctttctctccctctatctctctctatccctctctctatccctctctctttatcgctctatctctctttctctccctatctctctatctctctctatctctctctctttatctctcaatctatctttctctccctatctctctatctctctttctctccctctatctctctctatctctctttctctctctatctttctatctctctatctctctttctctccttctctctctttctctctctctttatctctcaatctatctttctctccctatctctctatcgctctttttctccctctatctctctctctatctctctatttctctttctctctctatccctctatctctctatctctccccatctctctatctcgctttatctctctatctctctctctctctatctctctctatattaatATGTTACTGGGTATTCGATCCTGTAGACTCAAGACCTGatcgcccgttttctatgcgacTCGCGGGGACCGAAATCTGCGcctgtccgttttctatgatgggTGATGGATGCCTGGCTTCTGATCGTTAAAATCGGACGTTTGGTTATCGGTCTGTGAATATTAATCGTGTGAACTTTATTACAGGTCCTCAAGACACGTGGATATGTATTCTGAGGAGGTGTGATCccacgtgcgcgcgcgtgtgtgtgagttagtagtttgtttgtattttttgaagttgtgtttgtgtgataatcttgtgttttgttttgtgtgataAACTTCATGAGTTCAGATATATAACACAATATATGGATATTTGGAATAACTTTATACTcataaaatatttcaaaatgatCCAAACGGGATATTTGCCTTAACTGTATCACCTTTCAGTCTAACGTAATATAATCTATAtttgtaaataatgaaatatgcTGTATATTGGATAAATATAAGAC
Proteins encoded in this region:
- the LOC113803993 gene encoding serine/arginine-rich splicing factor 4-like; its protein translation is MQHATPSHQHTWARQRTKKREHSREFTPDDTAERTQPRRHSREKSAERTHSREDSKKDTAEETQQRGHSGEKSAERTHSREDSKKDTAEETQQREISGDTQPRRQQKGYSREDSKKDTAEETQQREISGEDTAEKTAKRIQPREDTQPRRQQKGYSREHTAERNQRRGHTAERTQQREISGEDTQPRRQQKGYSREHSREDTAERNQRRGHTAERTQRREISGEDTQLRRQQKGHGRAHTAEETQPRTHSREDTQPRGDAAERTAAAAPRPHRSLAGQMRFPRGGA